From the genome of Pectobacterium atrosepticum:
TCGTGTATTGGACATCTGATAAATACGCCGCCGTGTACTGCGCAGGTGTGATGCCAAATGAGCCCTTAAAGCGCCGAATAAGATGGCTCTGATCGGACAGGCCAACGGAGGCCGCTACATCAGCAGCACAGTGGCCGGATCGCAGGAGTTGTTTCGCGGCATCCAATCGTACGGCATTGAGATAGGCATGGAGAGGAAGGCCATAAGCCGCGCTAAACAATTGATTCAGTCGAACCCGGCTAAGCGCGGCGGCTTCCGCCAACACTGATGTGGTCAATGGCTCAGAAAAACAGGCGTGGATAAGTTCACGAACACGTTCGATACGAGGTTCATTACACACTGGTTGAGGTTTGATAGGGGTCGTTGAGTAACGTTGAAATAGCGGATTTAACGCGTCAATCATGCTGACTTCACGTGCCAGCAGATCCTGTTCACTAAAAAGTACACCATGGAGTTTTTTCAATAAAAAAACGATATCTGCATCCATGATTAATGAGTGGGTAAAGCGTGTGGTGGAAGAGGGAAAAACGTCATGCGCCTGAGCGAGATCATCAATCATCCAGGGATCGATATACACCATGCTGTAGATATAACCCTGCTCGTCACAAGGCTTCCCGTCATGCATCTCTCCGGGATTGATGATCATCGCGCTACCCGGAGGAGCAATGAATCCCCCCTTTTCCAGAGCAACTTTTGGCGCACCAGCATCAATCGTACCCAACACAAAATAGTCGTGGGAATGGCGTTCGTACTGATGTTTGTTGAAGTAGGCGTGCAGCCCCTGCATTCCCAATGAAGGAACAGCAACAAACTTCTTCCATTCACGCTGTTGGGATTGCATACACTCCGCCCATGTCTGATCTGAAAATCAATCGCCCCTAGGGATCAGATTCACCCCGTCAGCCATGATTATGGCGAGTTTGCTCCCGTTAATCATCCAGAAATATAAGGCTTTACACCGGCCTAAATGGCAACGAATTTTCCCTTGCTGTCATGCTAAAAGGCAAGAGAGCACCGCTTAGAAAAGGACAGCCACGGCATACTGACCGCCAGCCCCTCTGGATAGAGAGGCTCCATGACTCAAGAGACGTAAATCGTTCTTTGCGGCGGGCGACAATCCACCGTTAATTAACTACGGCCCTACTGCCCGCGAGTTTCCAGATAAAGCACCGTGGCGGCGACGCGGGAGCGCACGTTGAGTTTGCGCAGCATGTTGCGAATATGCACTTTTACCGTTTCTTCTGAGATATACAGCACAGCGGCGATTTGCTTGTTGGATAACCCTGAAGCCACTTCCTGAAGCACATCCAGTTCGCGCTCCGTCAATACGGTAAAGGGCGACGGCGTCTCCTTTATGGCGATACGGTGGCGCAACACGTCGCGCACCTGTTCACTGAATGCATCACTGCTACGGATAGAATCCAATAAGTGTTCTGGGGCGCTATCCTTAAGCAGGTAGCCATCGGCACCCGCGTCCATCAGCGCATAGATATCGCTGGGCGCATCGGAAACCGTCAGCACAATCACGCGAGCGCAGATCCCATCACGCCGCAGCGCGTGGAGCGTATCCAGCCCGCTTAATCCTTTCATGTTGAGATCGAGCAAAATGATATCGGGAGAATCTCGATTCGCGAGGCTTAGT
Proteins encoded in this window:
- a CDS encoding AraC family transcriptional regulator: MQSQQREWKKFVAVPSLGMQGLHAYFNKHQYERHSHDYFVLGTIDAGAPKVALEKGGFIAPPGSAMIINPGEMHDGKPCDEQGYIYSMVYIDPWMIDDLAQAHDVFPSSTTRFTHSLIMDADIVFLLKKLHGVLFSEQDLLAREVSMIDALNPLFQRYSTTPIKPQPVCNEPRIERVRELIHACFSEPLTTSVLAEAAALSRVRLNQLFSAAYGLPLHAYLNAVRLDAAKQLLRSGHCAADVAASVGLSDQSHLIRRFKGSFGITPAQYTAAYLSDVQYTT
- the narP gene encoding nitrate/nitrite response regulator protein NarP, whose protein sequence is MSEKPSYRVLIVDDHPLMRRGIRQLLATDAIFDVIGEASNGVEALSLANRDSPDIILLDLNMKGLSGLDTLHALRRDGICARVIVLTVSDAPSDIYALMDAGADGYLLKDSAPEHLLDSIRSSDAFSEQVRDVLRHRIAIKETPSPFTVLTERELDVLQEVASGLSNKQIAAVLYISEETVKVHIRNMLRKLNVRSRVAATVLYLETRGQ